From the genome of Streptomyces sp. NBC_01341, one region includes:
- the ybeY gene encoding rRNA maturation RNase YbeY, with protein sequence MSIDVNNESGTEVDEQAILDIARYALARMRIHPLSELSVIVVDTAAMEQLHIQWMDLPGPTDVMSFPMDELRPPAKDDEEPPQGLLGDIVLCPEVAKKQGEDAETQHSMDEELQLLTVHGVLHLLGYDHEEPDEKAEMFGLQAAIVDGWRGERGLTGPSPAPTVS encoded by the coding sequence ATGTCGATCGACGTCAACAACGAGTCCGGAACCGAGGTCGACGAGCAGGCGATCCTCGACATCGCCCGCTACGCCCTCGCCCGGATGCGGATCCATCCGCTGTCCGAACTCTCGGTGATCGTGGTGGACACCGCCGCCATGGAGCAGCTCCACATCCAGTGGATGGACCTCCCGGGCCCGACGGATGTCATGTCCTTCCCGATGGACGAACTCCGCCCGCCGGCCAAGGACGACGAGGAGCCCCCGCAGGGCCTCCTCGGTGACATCGTGCTGTGCCCGGAGGTCGCCAAGAAGCAGGGCGAGGACGCCGAGACGCAGCACTCGATGGACGAGGAGCTGCAACTGCTCACCGTCCACGGGGTGCTGCACCTCCTCGGGTACGACCACGAGGAGCCGGACGAGAAGGCGGAGATGTTCGGCCTCCAGGCGGCGATCGTCGACGGCTGGCGCGGCGAGCGCGGCCTGACCGGCCCGTCCCCCGCCCCCACCGTCTCGTGA